In the genome of Bremerella sp. JC817, one region contains:
- a CDS encoding NRDE family protein produces MCLLAIQYRSVPEAPILLAANREEFYDRPTLAPSIQSGKPRALCGIDQQAGGTWLGVNQHGLVVGCTNRRKMKRPAVPRSRGLLCRELLRASSAQAAVEVAMEGLMSEQYDGVNFIMADADSGWVVHGGDDVNAQRLEDGLNLIGGMDLNDPRDERVQLAHRLMTLQTLDSAVKFLAVSSKVFARPPAAQGRPGMVIEGKEWGTVSSTLISLGKKPRDAIFQYAEGAPTKVGYEDYSPLLRDILSRGLREARASRAEA; encoded by the coding sequence ATGTGCCTATTGGCAATCCAATACCGAAGCGTTCCCGAGGCGCCGATTCTCCTCGCCGCAAACCGGGAAGAGTTTTACGATCGTCCCACGTTGGCCCCTTCGATTCAATCGGGGAAGCCTCGAGCTTTGTGTGGAATTGATCAACAAGCCGGGGGTACCTGGCTCGGTGTCAATCAGCATGGGCTCGTTGTCGGATGCACCAATCGCCGCAAAATGAAACGACCTGCTGTCCCCCGTTCGCGTGGGCTGCTTTGTCGTGAATTGTTGCGGGCCAGCAGCGCTCAGGCTGCGGTCGAAGTGGCGATGGAAGGGCTGATGTCGGAACAATACGACGGTGTCAACTTCATCATGGCCGACGCTGACAGCGGTTGGGTCGTGCATGGTGGCGACGACGTGAATGCCCAGCGTCTGGAAGATGGCTTGAACCTGATCGGCGGCATGGATCTGAACGATCCACGCGACGAACGTGTTCAGTTGGCCCATCGCCTGATGACGCTGCAGACCTTGGACTCGGCTGTGAAATTCCTGGCCGTCTCCAGCAAGGTGTTCGCACGTCCACCAGCAGCTCAAGGCCGTCCTGGCATGGTCATCGAAGGGAAGGAATGGGGAACGGTCAGCTCCACGCTGATCTCGCTGGGCAAAAAGCCTCGCGACGCCATCTTCCAATACGCAGAAGGTGCACCGACCAAGGTTGGTTACGAAGATTACTCGCCACTGCTGCGAGATATCCTCAGTCGCGGTCTCCGCGAAGCACGTGCCTCGCGAGCCGAAGCCTAG
- the epmA gene encoding EF-P lysine aminoacylase EpmA, translating to METSSWRPTASLENLKHRNQVTQTLRRFFLGKGFWEVETPLLSRDTVIDTHLDPVPVTLAWDPARPDQGDRYYLQTSPEFAMKRLVAAGADAIFQICKAFRLAEVGAHHNVEFTLVEWYRVGDDLAAGMQLLSDLAEAVLQRGPAHQLSYREAFQAHLDCDPLEASGKQLRAIAETHNVDVPSSFTDEDRDALLELLLSELIQPKLGTLQPVILYHYPASQAALARIDADDARVACRFELFVDGMELANGYDELLDPAILVERNRANNEARAALGKPTLPEESQLINAMQAGLPACSGCALGLDRLLMAALRASSIDQVIPFPTRQA from the coding sequence ATGGAAACAAGCAGTTGGCGACCAACAGCGTCGCTCGAAAATCTGAAGCACCGTAACCAGGTCACCCAGACCTTGCGGCGTTTCTTTCTGGGGAAAGGCTTCTGGGAAGTCGAGACTCCGCTTCTCTCACGCGACACGGTGATCGACACGCATCTCGATCCGGTGCCGGTCACGCTGGCCTGGGACCCGGCACGGCCAGACCAGGGAGACCGCTACTATCTTCAGACCTCGCCGGAGTTCGCCATGAAGCGGCTCGTCGCGGCTGGTGCCGACGCGATCTTTCAAATCTGCAAAGCGTTTCGCCTGGCCGAGGTGGGCGCGCACCATAATGTCGAGTTCACTCTCGTCGAATGGTATCGCGTCGGTGACGACCTGGCGGCCGGCATGCAGCTGTTGTCCGATCTGGCGGAAGCGGTCCTGCAGCGCGGTCCGGCCCATCAACTGAGCTACCGCGAAGCCTTTCAGGCGCACCTCGATTGCGACCCGCTCGAAGCATCCGGCAAGCAGTTGCGAGCGATTGCCGAGACGCACAACGTCGACGTGCCAAGCTCTTTCACTGACGAAGATCGTGACGCACTGCTCGAGCTCCTGTTGTCCGAGTTGATTCAGCCGAAGCTCGGAACGCTGCAGCCAGTGATCTTGTATCACTATCCCGCATCCCAGGCCGCCTTGGCTCGGATCGATGCCGACGATGCCCGCGTGGCGTGTCGCTTCGAGCTTTTCGTCGACGGGATGGAGCTTGCCAACGGGTACGACGAGTTGCTCGATCCGGCGATCCTGGTCGAGAGAAACCGGGCCAATAACGAGGCCCGCGCGGCGCTGGGCAAGCCGACGCTGCCGGAAGAAAGCCAGCTGATCAACGCCATGCAGGCCGGATTGCCAGCATGCAGTGGCTGTGCCTTGGGGCTCGATCGATTGCTGATGGCCGCCTTGCGGGCGAGTTCGATCGATCAGGTGATTCCATTTCCGACGCGGCAAGCGTAG